In Paenibacillus xylanilyticus, the genomic window GTTGAGGCAACCACTTTCCACGGTGCAGATACCCGGGCTTCTTTTCCCTGAAAAATTAACTGCTGCTCCTCTCCGTGATGTACAACGGAACTCGTGATCATGCCGAGTGCCCCTTCACGGAACCGAAGCATGGCCATCGACACATCTTCCACTTCCGCATTATCATGCGACGTATTAGCCATCATGGCCTGCAGCTCCACGGGTGGACCCATCATCCAGAGCATGGCATCAATATGATGTACGGCATGATTAAGCGTACAGCCACCGCCCTCTTTTTCCCAAGTACCGCGCCACCACAGATCATAATAGTTATGACCCCGCCACCAGAATGAATCTACCTGAACATGTACAATCGGGCCCATCAGCTTACTGTCCAGCACGCCCTTAAGCTTCATCATTGGTGTAGTGAACCGATTCTGTGCTACGACCGACAGAAGTTTGCCGCTCTGTTCGGCTGCTTTCAGCATCTGGTCTGCTTCTTCCAGAGAGGAAGCCATCGGTTTTTCCACCAGCACGTTAGCACCGGCAAGTAAAAAGTCACATGCAATGGGAGCATGTGTATACGGCGGAGTACAGACAGAGACCACATCAATATTCTGGCTCAGCAATTCTTTATAATCCGCTACTGCCTGTGCATTCTCCAGTCCATGTTCATTAATTCGTTTCTGTGCTTTCTCAGGGTACATATCAACCACAGCTACAATCTGACATCGATCGGGAAAGGCCAAATAGGCTGAGATATGTGCTCCACTAATTGCTCCAGCTCCAATAATCGCTACCTTTAACATCTGAACATACCTCCCTTGTTCCCTTCACAATACACAATTATTAAGCGCTTTTATGCGTGTATCTTGTGTTAAAATAAAAGGATCTTGTGCTCATGTTGAGGGAGGAATAGGCATTGTCCATGTTAGACAAGGAGCAATTCGATCTGGCTTGCCGACGTACATCCAACACGACTTTTCGTGAAATATTTCATGGCCATGCCCAAATGGAAGTGACCTACATTCATGATGGGTATGGCCAGTTAATTACGGAAGGCCAAGCTTTTCCGCTTAAACCGGGCACACTGATGATTTTCCGTCCTTTTCAGCTGCATCAGGTACAGATTCAGGTTACGGATGAGCATCCTTTTGTCCGTAGTGTACTTATGTATGATCTGGATGTGCTGAAGGAAACCTGGCGGCATTTTACGGCTACTCATCATTTTGTACAGGAGTTTCTGGGACAAGCTTCACCTATTGCCCCTTTCACTCTTCCTTCTTCTTCCATGCTGGTGCAATTCATAGAACAGTTCGCGCAGATTCATTCCAACGGACTTCATGGAGAAAAAGAAGAGGAGTCTGCCCGGCTCTTTTTACTGAACCTGCTCGTACAGATTCAATACATATGGGAAGAAGACAAACATGCCCTCTCCCAATCCGTGCGTCCAACCTTCAACAGTCTCCTTCATCCTCACGCTGAAGCCATCATGAAGTGGATTGAGGAACATTACCATGAACCCTTTCAACTCAAAGATCTCGCTGCAGAACTGCACATGTCTCTTTATCATCTGTCTCATGTATTCAAAAAGGCCACGGGAACGACCATTATCGCCTATACTCAAGCTACCCGTATTCGTCATGCTTGCGTATTACTTGCCCGTAATTCATACAGCGTTCCAGAAATTGGTCATCGTGTAGGCATGTCCACGCCTTCCTACTTCTGCAAAGTATTCCGTTCCGTTACCGGTACAACTCCGCATCAATATCGGCTGAACGTGCAAGGGAGGGCATAAATTCAGAAGCACCCAAAAAAAGCGAAGGAACATGTCCTCCGCCTTTACTCACTCATTTTCAACATTATTTTTTATCCAAATCATACTAGAATGTCAGAATAAGGTTACACGCAGCGTTCAGATTCTTCCCACTATTCTCTACCACTGGATTCCCTGATCTCATGTCCCAGTTTCTCCAGATAGCTATAGAGTTTCTCTCTAATCCAATTCATTATTTTGATCGGTCGATAATCTTTCTATCCCAAAAGAAAAAAAGCTCACCCCTATCTCTCACATAAGTAGGAATAAGCTTAATTTGTTTTTTTTGAATCCTTGTCTATATCGTACTTACTATTTATATATCTCTATAATTTAAACCATCCGCTGTCTCATCGCTTCGAACATCAGAATCGTCGCCGCCATTGCGGCATTCAACGATTCAGCTTGTCCCTGCATCGGGATCGTAATCGCATCATCCACAAGCCTTGCCGTAGACTCAGATATCCCCTTGCCTTCATTGCCGATCACTAGCCAAACGGATTGCGTAAAATCATAGCTATAACATGAATACTCTGCCTGCAAAGAGGTACTTACGAGCTTCACGCCCGCTGCTTTCGCTTCTGTAAGCATAGATTCGAGCTGCCCTTCAACAATGGGCAAATGAAACAATGATCCCATCGTTGAACGAATCGTCTTCGGATTATACACATCGGCAGAGCCTGCACCTAGCACTACACCGGCTGCTCCGGCTGCATCAGCACTGCGGATGATCGTTCCCACATTCCCCGGGTCCTGCACCCCATCCAGCACCACAACAAGCCCTCGCTCTCCAGAGAGCAGACTTTCCAGCGGCTCACGACCTTTACGTACAATGGCAAAAACAGGCTGCGGTGTCATCGTATCCGTACATTTGGCAATCACAGCCGACGATACGCTGATCCATTCTATACGTTGAAGGGGTCCTTCGAGGCCAGCCAGTTCTGTAGGTACTCCTTGCTCACCATCGTAAACGATGCATTCCAGATCAGCCTGTGCACGTAGCGCTTCCTGAACCAGGTGAATGCCTTCAATGATATATTTATGCTGACGGGTACGGTGCTTCTTCTCCAGCAGCTGTGCCCATTCCTTCACACGTGAATTTTGCGGTGATACGATATCCATCTTTCCATCCTTCCCGTCTGCCGTTCAATTTACTCCGGGTGACTCCGAGAGATCACTTCGGATAGGCAAGCTCCATTTTCGTCAAATGGTCTTTATGGCCCACTATGATCAATACATCCCCAGCTTCAATCCGATCTTCCGCATACGGAGAGATATTCATGGAATTTCCGCTGCGAATCGCCATGACGTTACAACCGAAGCGTGCACGAATGTTGAGCTCCAACAGGTTTTTGCCGATCATCTGCTCGGAGGCTCTCATCTCCAATATGCTGTAATCTTCAGATAGCTCAATGTAATCCAGTATGTTCGGAGAGGTCAAATGATGGGCTACACGCAGCCCCATATCCCGCTCAGGGTAAATAACCTTGTCTGCTCCAATCTTTTGCAGCACTTTACCATGCAACTCGTTCTGTGCCTTGACGATCAGAACCGGTACACCCATATCTTTCAAAATCAGGGTCGTCAAAATGCTCGCCTGAATATCTTCACCGATTGCCACAACGACAACGTCGAAATTTCGTATGCCCAGCGCACGCAGCGCTTCTTCATCTGTTGAATCTGCCGATACAGCATGGGTCACCACGTTGGACATTTCCTGGGTCCGCTGCTCGTCCGCATCAATTGCCAGTACGTCGAATCCCATACCACTCAGCGCATTGGCCACACTTGATCCGAACCGCCCCATGCCAATTACGGCATACTGTTTCTTAGCCATTAGGGTCTTAACCTCCCGCTGCACTTCAGCTCTTGCGCATCCTTTCAGATGTCAATGCTTACTTAAATATCCTTCGTAGTATACCACAAAGCCGGATAAACTTGAATGCGCTCACGCTTCCCAGGGAACAGTATAGGAGCAGCCGAATATACGAGGAGGGAATTGCGATGCCAATTACATTAAGCCTGCGTGAAGCGATTGTTCATAAAGTTCATGACAAGAGTGATGATCAGCTCCGGGAGATGATTGAAGGCTCTGTCGATGGACCGGAAGCCGCATTGCCCGGACTTGGTGCCATTTTCGAAATGATCTGGAAGAACACTGATTCTGCGAAGCAGGATGAGTTGATTCAAGTCGCGCAGGAGCATCTGCACACCATCCCCGTTCAACCGCTTCGCTAATCGAGGTATTGAAAGGGATCGGTAACCGTCATCACGTTTGTTCTGCCTGCAAAAGAAAGCTTTCCCTTATCCGGCTGGATCATACCTGCCATCAAAGTAAGGTGCAAAGCAACAGATCCCCCCGCCAGAAGGCGGAGGGATCTTTACCGTTGCTGTATTACTATTAATGCCATTATTATAATGGCTTTATTTTAAGCTAAACTTATGGAGCTGTCTCAAGGAATTGGGCAGTCGGGTTTTTGTCCATTGCTGTTCTCATCGCATACTCATTCTCGAACAGGACAACGTAATTCCCCTTTTTATCCTTCACCAGGGTTGAGTTAATCCGGAATTTGCTCGGATCCAGATTCTCATCCACGATCCAGCGAGCAAACTGATAAGGCATGCGCTGCAGCTGTACATCTACCCCATACTCGCCTTTCATCCGGTATTCGAATACCTCAAACTGGAGCTGACCTACAACACCAAGCAGTGTTTCATCGAAACTCACGGTGTTAAATACCTGGATCGTTCCTTCTTCCGTTAACTGGTCAATACCCTTTTGGTACTGTTTATGTTTCAATGCATTTTTGACCGTTACTTTGGCAAAAATCTCTGGCGAGAAGGTTGGCATTTCATCAAATACAACCTCACTTCCCTGACTAAGCGAATCGCCAATCCGGAAAATACCCGGGTCAAATAATCCGATGATATCGCCAGCATATGCCTCTTCTACGATATCCCGGTCCTGAGCCAGGAATTGCTGTGGTTGGGACAGCTTAATCTCTTTCCCCACACGGTTATGCTTAACGCTCATCCCCCGTTGGAATTTACCAGACACGATCCGCAGGAACGCGATACGGTCGCGGTGTGCCGGGTTCATGTTTGCCTGGATTTTGAATACATATCCGCTGAATTTCTCATTCGTCGGCTCGATCTCACCCGCGGTACTGTGACGTGGCTCCGGCTTAGGAGCGAGCTGCAGGAAGTTCTCCAGGAATGTCTGCACACCGAAGTTGTTGATGGCACTGCCGAAGAATACCGGAGTCAGCTCACCACGCTGTACCTTCTCCATGTCGAATGGATCTCCCGCTACATCCAGAAGCTCCAGATCCTGACACAGCTGATCATGAAGATATTCTCCCGCCATCTCACGGATAATCGGATCTTCGTAGCCGTCTACTTTTTGCACTTTAATCGTAGAGTGGTCGTCCCCTTGGAACAATTCCACCTGGTTTTTCATCCGGTCATACACGCCGCACAGATCGCGTCCTGTACCAATCGGCCAGTTCATCGGTACGGAGCGAATACCCAGTACGTTTTCGAGCTCTTCCATCAGATCAAACGGGCTTTGCCCTTCACGGTCCAGCTTGTTGATGAATGTGAAGATCGGAATGCCGCGCTTCGCACAAACCTGGAACAGCTTGATGGTTTGTGCCTCGACCCCTTTGGCCACGTCAATCAGCATGACTGCACTATCTGCAGCTGTTAGTGTACGATAGGTATCTTCACTGAAGTCCTGGTGACCCGGAGTATCCAGAATGTTTACACGATGACCCAGATAATCGAACTGCATTACGGAAGATGTAACCGAGATCCCCCGCTGTTTCTCGATTTCCATCCAGTCACTTGTAGCGTGCTTGCTTGCTTTCCGCGCTTTGACCGTACCGGCGAGACGAATCGCGCCCCCGAACAGCAACAGCTTCTCGGTCAATGTGGTTTTACCCGCATCTGGGTGAGAGATAATGGCAAACGTCCGGCGTTTGTCCACTTCCTGTTGAAGAATGTTATCTGCTTTGCTCATAGGTTCTATCCCTTTCATCCGTTCATTCAACGTTAATTACCGGCCTGGCCGGTCTAATCTCAATCTTTTATGCAATCCGGCGATACCGGTTGATTGTTTCTTCGATTTTTGCACATTAGGTTTAATTTTACACATTTACAACGGAGTTCATCCTCCCTATTCCTGTGTTGCTTTAACAAACCGTTAACCTGCTTCTTACCCAACTCTCCTATTGTACCATAATCTTTACCGAAAATAACCGATTACCTGCAAAGGATTCTTCACTTTTCCAATCACAAAAAAAGAGCACCTTTCAGCCAATAGAATGGCATCCAGGTACTCCTAATTCACGTTCCTAGCTTACTTAGAAAATCAATGCATCAAGTGCGTACTGTCCTCCACCGATCAGAGCCAACGCCACACCGATCACCAGGATCGCGAGATTATACTCAAAACCGTTTTGTGTAGACCAGTATCCATTTGCACCATGAACTTTTACAATCGCGATCAACATGGTCAGTGCAATCAGAATGCCACCTACTGGAGTCAGCAGACCCAGAGCCAGCAGCAAGCCGCCACCGAATTCCGCCAAACCTGCCAGCAGTGCAACAAGTGCGCCCGGCTTCATCCCCATGGACTCAAACCATCCGCCTGTACCCTTGATCCCATAACCCCCGAACCAACCAAACAACTTCTGTGCACCATGAGCCATAAACGACAAACCGATCACCAATCGAATCAACAAAAGTCCTACATCCAACATGTCCTTTTCCTCCATTCAAATAGTTACAAAATAGTATTCTTAGATTAAAGATATTATGCTAAAATGTTCCTTCATGAATGTGTTCGTAACCCCTTCACCTGGTTCAAATTTCATCTCATGAATAATCTATCGGTTCGAAGAACTCCTTAGAACTCTTTCGTCCGTTTTTCTTTTTGCGTAATTTCTTTAACTCTTGAGTTGAGTATAAGTTATTCACTTACTTTTTGTCAACAACTTATTTTTATTTATTTATTTATTTCCTTATTATTCTTTCTCTCTCCTACGCAAAAAAAGCCCGGAAGAACGCGCACTCACGTCCCATCCAAGGCTTCTTCACACATGATTTATCGGATTAGTTGTTCACTTGCCAAATAACACTGTCTTCGTCCTGCCCGTTCACCGGCCACCAGTGGAAACCATCCTGCTCCAGCAGCTTCCCTGTCGCTTCCGGTCCCCATGTGCCTGCAGGATACGTATGCAGTTCTCCATGATTCCCCGCCCATGCGGAAGCAATACGGTCGACAAAAGACCATGCGGTCGCCACTTCATCCCAGCGGGTGAAGTACGTGGAATCCCCTTCTGCTGCATCATGCAGCAGACGCTCGTATGCTTCTGGCGAGTTGATTCCGATCATGCAGCTCTGACAGAAGTCCATTGCGAGCGGCTGAATTTCGGAATCCGAGCCCGGTTTCTTGGCATTGATTTTAATATAAATGCCTTCCATTGGATTCACCCGAATGACGAGCAGATTCGGTTCCAGTTTATATTTTTTTCCCAGATATACATTGTTCGGCATGGACTTGAATTCAACCACAATCTCGGTCGTTTTCACCGGCAGACGTTTGCCTGTCCGAATGTAAAAGGGTACGCCCGCCCATCGGAAGTTATCCACGAATACACGGGCAGCAAAATAAGTCTCGGTATTCGACTCTGGATCAACCTTGTCCTCCTGACGATATCCCGGAAGCTGTTTGCCACGGTACTCCCCTTCTGTATACTGTCCACGGACAACGTTATGGCTCACTTCTTCATCGGATGTGAATGGTCGCAAGGAACGCAGCACCTTAACCTTCTCGTCCCGGATATCTTCAGGAAATAAACGGCTTGGCGGCTCCATGGCAATCATCGTCAGCATCTGAAGCATATGATTCTGCCCCATATCCCGCAGCGCACCGGAATGATCGTAGTAACCCCCACGTTCCTCCACACCAACGGTCTCACCAAGTGTGATTTGAACATTCGCAATATGTTTGTTATTCCAGAGCGGCTCAAAAAATGCATTACCAAAGCGGATCACTTCAATATTTTGCACCATTTCCTTGCCCAGATAATGGTCAATCCGATAGATTTCCTCTTCACGGAACACCTCACGGATCTGCTCATTCAACTGCTCGGCAGACTGCAGATCATACCCGAACGGCTTCTCAATGACAAGCCGGTTCCAGCCTCGGCTCTCCAGCATTCCGCCATCACGTAAGCTATAAGAGACACTGCCGAACAGCTCTGGAGCCAGTGCCAGATAAAACAGCCGGTTGCCTGGCGTGTTAAACTTTGCTTCCAGGCCTTCTGTTTGATCCCGTAACTCTCTGAAGCCATCCACGTTATTAATATCAAGAGATTTATACTCAAAATGTTCGACAAACGCATTCCACTCATCAGGTTCACCTGCCGGATAACGGCAGAACTCCTTAATGGATTCATGAATGTCTTCCCGGAATTGTTCTGGTGTCCTCGGACGTCTGGCTACACCAATAACCGCAAAGTCTTCGGCTAGCTTGCCTTCGCGGTAAAGACTATAGATTGCCGGAAACAGCTTCCGGCGGGCCAAATCACCCGTTGCTCCAAAAATGAAAAATACTGCGCCTGGCGTCTGCACTTCATCTCGCATTTGTTTTTCGACCATGGGCTCCTCTTCCTTCCGGGAAGACTCTTTTCTCTGCTCTTCCCGAGCTATGTAATGGTGTTATATATGCACAACATACAACCGACAATTACCAGTAGCTTCCTCTTGGATGTGATGCCATTTTAGCATATTGCCTGAAGGGTTGCACTAATTTTCCTGATAAAGGAGCCCCATATTCCTTCAAACATTTCCCTAAAAATTGATCTATAAATATCCATGATCAAGCCTATAAATTCACCTAATATCATTTCAATACTCTATAGTGATTACCGGAAAACCTAACGTAACACGATTGCTTTCCTTATCATGGTCCTGATGTACAGCAATCTGCATGTTCAGAACATCCGAGCCACTCTGGATGGCAGTCGGGAGTTCAGGGACACGGTAGGACACGCTTGCAGTGTTGTCATCCGTATAACGCTCAGCTGCATGCATACTCAGTTGGCCAGACAGCTTAGCCTCTGTCTCTTCTAGTTGATTGCTAACCGATACATCGGTTGTTCCTCTGCCCTGAACTGAAAGGTTCCATGCCGCTTCCACCTCAGAATTTGCAAGCAGCTGATCTACCTGTTCATGCAAAGAAACGAGTTCGCTTAATCCAGTGGAATGATTCCCCGCCAACTGTACAATAACATAGTATCCGTTCTCTCCAGTCACGACGGCATTTACCAATATGCCTGCACGACTTCCTTCAGCCTGAATCTCACTGCGATACACATCATGACCCGTCTGGCTTCCCAAAACTGGTCGCGGCAGTCCCAATTGTTCCGACAAACGTGCTGCTTGTTCCTCTGCACTCCCTGTCCCTTGTCCCTGCCATTTGATAATCATGCGTTCCACCTGATCCATCGCTGCGTTCGAAGTATGTATCAACTGTTCCAGCTTCTCGCCTTCTGACTCGTTTCTCTCTGCATACGCCGTCGTCATACCTATAACAATAATAAGTGCCAAAGCCACTATACCTGCAGACATCCAACGATTTAACATGGTTATCCTCCGCTCTCTCTTTCATTCTATGAATCTATCAACAGCATGCCCCCTTTCCCCATTTGCTAAACTCCTTTGGACATCACAAAAAAAGGCCCGTTCCACCATGTGCATGGTAGAGCAGACCTTTCCACTTGACTATCTATGCTATTCAAATTCGTTAAGTACGTTTTCTTGCTCAATGAAGTTTGCTAAATAAAGTCGTTCACATTACACTTCTTCCTACTCTGCTAGACCATTTTTATAGGCATAGATGGCTGCCTGTGTCCGGTCATCCACACCAAGTTTGGCCAGGATATTCGTTACATGGAACTTGACTGTTTTGATACCGATGATCAGATCATCAGCTATATCCTGATTGGACTTGCCCTTCGCGAGTAAACGAAGCACATCCATCTCCCGGTCAGTAAGCTCATCATGGGCCGGGGCTGCTGCCTGTGGCTGCCGGAATCGATTCATCATTTTGGAGGCCACCTGTGATTCCAGAACCGATTGTCCACGTGCCGCAGCACGAATCGCATCTGCCACTTCATTGGCTCTTGATGTCTTTAATAGATAGCTGAAGGCCCCTGCCTCAATAACAGGATACATTTTTTCATCATCCAGGTAACTGGTTAGCACGATGACTTTGCATTCCGGATACATTTTGAGCAACTGCCGTGTAGCCTCGATCCCGTCCATGCCTTCCATGACTAGATCCATCAGAACAACGTCCGGCTTATATTCCTGTGCCAGTCGAATACCTTCCTCGCCACTTCCCGCTTCACCCACAACCTCGATCCCGTCCTCTGTATCGAGCACGGCCGCGAGGCCGATCCGTACCATTTCATGGTCATCCACGAGCAACACTTTGATCGACGTTTCCGTCTCCGTTTCTACTTCCGGTTCCATTGACATGTTCTTCCTCACTTTCATCGCTCATCAAAGGTATCGTTATCTCAATTCGTGTTCCCTTACCTGGTGCCGTTACAAATTGAATGGCTCCCCCGATCTCCGTAACGCGTTCCCGCATGTTGGCCAGACCATAGGAAGCCTGCTTCTGGTCATCCAGATCGAAGCCCTGACCATCATCACGAATAAGCACACGAATTGCATCGGTCCGGCGCTGCAGCCGAATCTCCATTTTTTCTGCCTTGGCATGGCGCAGTGTATTGGACATCGCTTCCTGAATAATTCGGAACAGATGATTCTCAATGCCTTTGACCAAATGGATATCTTCATCCATCTCAAGCACAATGTCCATGGGTACTTTGGTTTTTAATTCCATGACAAGATCTTTCAGGCCCTGTTCTAAATGTTTGCCTTCCAGATAAACCGGTCGCAAATGCAGAAGCAACGCGCGCATCTCCGATTGGGCTACCGAAGCCATCTCCTCAATCAACGCCACCTGCCGCTGGGCACGTGCAAAGTCCTTCTCCATCTTTCGTCCAACCGCTGTGGCAGTCATCGAAATGGCAAACAACTGCTGAGAAACGGCATCATGCAGCTCTCGTGCCAATCGCTGCCGCTCTTCCACAATTGCCGTTATTCTGGCTTGCTCTGCGAGCTGTGCATTGTTGGTCGATAGTCGTTGCAGTGAGGTAACCTGATCTTCCCACTTCTTGCCGATCCGCCCGAGCTGTTCGCTTAAACGGCCTACATCGTCGATCCCCAGATCGGGTACGGTGCGCGATAGAGATCCTTTTTCCCATTGTAAAAGGGTTTCCCGCAGCAATTCAAGCCTGCGTTTGACCCGGTAACTCTGATAGAAGCCAAAAGACGCTCCGATGCCTATCAGCAATAAAACCAGCGCTAAGCCAGACTGAATCAGATGCCTCCATCCAGCAAACGGAGCAAGATAACCATATGTATACAGCACATATAAGATCACAGCGAGAACAATGAAAACAAGGAGGATCCCTTCACCCATACTTCGGGTTACCATGTCGGTATGTCGTTTTGTCTTCAACCGGGTCTCCTCCTTTTCTTCACTTATTGATTTATTACGGATTACGAATGCTTAGGTCGCCAACAATATAAGAAATAACAAATTTTGCTTTATGTTCACTGGTTTCGTAACCAGGTGTTCTCCATATCAACTTGTTCATCATGCCACTGTCTTTTTCCCCATTCAGACTAATACGTCCAAACATGACCGAAGCCTCAATCTCTACTCCGTAATCCTCAGGCAGTGTCAAACGAACATTTCCCATAACTCCTTGCAGCAATACAATGGTCTGTTTTTCTTCCGGAATGGAGAGAGACAGATCTGCATTGACTTCACCAATAGCGTGCCATAAGCTCATGCTTCGTAACGTCCAAGGCACCTGGTCCCAATAATAACGAGCCAAAAAATTCTGTTTGCGCATGACATCGCCATGCAGATGCATCTTTTTGTTTTTGGAATAAAAATAGGCCAGTGAAGCCAGTACAATTAAAAATACAATCATCAGGTTCCCAAGCAGCAGAAGACATCCACCAATCGCCAAGTAGCGGTGACCCTTGTGCGTATCTCCTTTACGAACCTGAACCATTCCAATCGTTAACAGGATCAGTGCGGCAGCTGTCAGCAGATTAATATGCTGATTCAATAGCATGATTATACCGATAATAATGATCGCAAATGCAAGCC contains:
- a CDS encoding YwmB family TATA-box binding protein, with the translated sequence MLNRWMSAGIVALALIIVIGMTTAYAERNESEGEKLEQLIHTSNAAMDQVERMIIKWQGQGTGSAEEQAARLSEQLGLPRPVLGSQTGHDVYRSEIQAEGSRAGILVNAVVTGENGYYVIVQLAGNHSTGLSELVSLHEQVDQLLANSEVEAAWNLSVQGRGTTDVSVSNQLEETEAKLSGQLSMHAAERYTDDNTASVSYRVPELPTAIQSGSDVLNMQIAVHQDHDKESNRVTLGFPVITIEY
- a CDS encoding sensor histidine kinase; the encoded protein is MKTKRHTDMVTRSMGEGILLVFIVLAVILYVLYTYGYLAPFAGWRHLIQSGLALVLLLIGIGASFGFYQSYRVKRRLELLRETLLQWEKGSLSRTVPDLGIDDVGRLSEQLGRIGKKWEDQVTSLQRLSTNNAQLAEQARITAIVEERQRLARELHDAVSQQLFAISMTATAVGRKMEKDFARAQRQVALIEEMASVAQSEMRALLLHLRPVYLEGKHLEQGLKDLVMELKTKVPMDIVLEMDEDIHLVKGIENHLFRIIQEAMSNTLRHAKAEKMEIRLQRRTDAIRVLIRDDGQGFDLDDQKQASYGLANMRERVTEIGGAIQFVTAPGKGTRIEITIPLMSDESEEEHVNGTGSRNGDGNVDQSVARG
- the sspI gene encoding small acid-soluble spore protein SspI; its protein translation is MPITLSLREAIVHKVHDKSDDQLREMIEGSVDGPEAALPGLGAIFEMIWKNTDSAKQDELIQVAQEHLHTIPVQPLR
- the zwf gene encoding glucose-6-phosphate dehydrogenase, with protein sequence MVEKQMRDEVQTPGAVFFIFGATGDLARRKLFPAIYSLYREGKLAEDFAVIGVARRPRTPEQFREDIHESIKEFCRYPAGEPDEWNAFVEHFEYKSLDINNVDGFRELRDQTEGLEAKFNTPGNRLFYLALAPELFGSVSYSLRDGGMLESRGWNRLVIEKPFGYDLQSAEQLNEQIREVFREEEIYRIDHYLGKEMVQNIEVIRFGNAFFEPLWNNKHIANVQITLGETVGVEERGGYYDHSGALRDMGQNHMLQMLTMIAMEPPSRLFPEDIRDEKVKVLRSLRPFTSDEEVSHNVVRGQYTEGEYRGKQLPGYRQEDKVDPESNTETYFAARVFVDNFRWAGVPFYIRTGKRLPVKTTEIVVEFKSMPNNVYLGKKYKLEPNLLVIRVNPMEGIYIKINAKKPGSDSEIQPLAMDFCQSCMIGINSPEAYERLLHDAAEGDSTYFTRWDEVATAWSFVDRIASAWAGNHGELHTYPAGTWGPEATGKLLEQDGFHWWPVNGQDEDSVIWQVNN
- a CDS encoding DoxX family protein, with product MLDVGLLLIRLVIGLSFMAHGAQKLFGWFGGYGIKGTGGWFESMGMKPGALVALLAGLAEFGGGLLLALGLLTPVGGILIALTMLIAIVKVHGANGYWSTQNGFEYNLAILVIGVALALIGGGQYALDALIF
- a CDS encoding potassium channel family protein, producing the protein MAKKQYAVIGMGRFGSSVANALSGMGFDVLAIDADEQRTQEMSNVVTHAVSADSTDEEALRALGIRNFDVVVVAIGEDIQASILTTLILKDMGVPVLIVKAQNELHGKVLQKIGADKVIYPERDMGLRVAHHLTSPNILDYIELSEDYSILEMRASEQMIGKNLLELNIRARFGCNVMAIRSGNSMNISPYAEDRIEAGDVLIIVGHKDHLTKMELAYPK
- a CDS encoding response regulator transcription factor, producing MEPEVETETETSIKVLLVDDHEMVRIGLAAVLDTEDGIEVVGEAGSGEEGIRLAQEYKPDVVLMDLVMEGMDGIEATRQLLKMYPECKVIVLTSYLDDEKMYPVIEAGAFSYLLKTSRANEVADAIRAAARGQSVLESQVASKMMNRFRQPQAAAPAHDELTDREMDVLRLLAKGKSNQDIADDLIIGIKTVKFHVTNILAKLGVDDRTQAAIYAYKNGLAE
- a CDS encoding peptide chain release factor 3; amino-acid sequence: MSKADNILQQEVDKRRTFAIISHPDAGKTTLTEKLLLFGGAIRLAGTVKARKASKHATSDWMEIEKQRGISVTSSVMQFDYLGHRVNILDTPGHQDFSEDTYRTLTAADSAVMLIDVAKGVEAQTIKLFQVCAKRGIPIFTFINKLDREGQSPFDLMEELENVLGIRSVPMNWPIGTGRDLCGVYDRMKNQVELFQGDDHSTIKVQKVDGYEDPIIREMAGEYLHDQLCQDLELLDVAGDPFDMEKVQRGELTPVFFGSAINNFGVQTFLENFLQLAPKPEPRHSTAGEIEPTNEKFSGYVFKIQANMNPAHRDRIAFLRIVSGKFQRGMSVKHNRVGKEIKLSQPQQFLAQDRDIVEEAYAGDIIGLFDPGIFRIGDSLSQGSEVVFDEMPTFSPEIFAKVTVKNALKHKQYQKGIDQLTEEGTIQVFNTVSFDETLLGVVGQLQFEVFEYRMKGEYGVDVQLQRMPYQFARWIVDENLDPSKFRINSTLVKDKKGNYVVLFENEYAMRTAMDKNPTAQFLETAP
- a CDS encoding TrmH family RNA methyltransferase, which gives rise to MDIVSPQNSRVKEWAQLLEKKHRTRQHKYIIEGIHLVQEALRAQADLECIVYDGEQGVPTELAGLEGPLQRIEWISVSSAVIAKCTDTMTPQPVFAIVRKGREPLESLLSGERGLVVVLDGVQDPGNVGTIIRSADAAGAAGVVLGAGSADVYNPKTIRSTMGSLFHLPIVEGQLESMLTEAKAAGVKLVSTSLQAEYSCYSYDFTQSVWLVIGNEGKGISESTARLVDDAITIPMQGQAESLNAAMAATILMFEAMRQRMV
- a CDS encoding helix-turn-helix domain-containing protein — encoded protein: MLDKEQFDLACRRTSNTTFREIFHGHAQMEVTYIHDGYGQLITEGQAFPLKPGTLMIFRPFQLHQVQIQVTDEHPFVRSVLMYDLDVLKETWRHFTATHHFVQEFLGQASPIAPFTLPSSSMLVQFIEQFAQIHSNGLHGEKEEESARLFLLNLLVQIQYIWEEDKHALSQSVRPTFNSLLHPHAEAIMKWIEEHYHEPFQLKDLAAELHMSLYHLSHVFKKATGTTIIAYTQATRIRHACVLLARNSYSVPEIGHRVGMSTPSYFCKVFRSVTGTTPHQYRLNVQGRA
- a CDS encoding Gfo/Idh/MocA family protein, encoding MLKVAIIGAGAISGAHISAYLAFPDRCQIVAVVDMYPEKAQKRINEHGLENAQAVADYKELLSQNIDVVSVCTPPYTHAPIACDFLLAGANVLVEKPMASSLEEADQMLKAAEQSGKLLSVVAQNRFTTPMMKLKGVLDSKLMGPIVHVQVDSFWWRGHNYYDLWWRGTWEKEGGGCTLNHAVHHIDAMLWMMGPPVELQAMMANTSHDNAEVEDVSMAMLRFREGALGMITSSVVHHGEEQQLIFQGKEARVSAPWKVVASTARSNGFPEPNPELEQQIQQKADALPDVLHVGHAGQVENVLNAIEIGSPLLVDGRSGRNTLELIVGIYKSASTGEKVTFPLESGDAFYTREGIMQHAVHFYEKKTAVENFEDLSITLGTQLESK